From a single Equus asinus isolate D_3611 breed Donkey chromosome 2, EquAss-T2T_v2, whole genome shotgun sequence genomic region:
- the LOC106840844 gene encoding relaxin-3 receptor 1-like — protein sequence MASTRGSCRIARVVGAVTPMNWLEDPSSELSPNSSVGNGSESSHPARGPRSLDGLEGVAGAGAALTLWAPIAGAYLALCAVGLVGNMLVLVWFVLTLPFWAVDMVRDFSWPFGGAACKVVLTLTVLNMYASSFFFSATSVERCCAVSGAQRRSRPGTPWAVCVCSLLWATAVLAVVPTALFASVGAERLCLLCFPDGSPDWLALYHLQKIAVAFVLPPATLTTCSLLLLRFLRRLRGPSGDWPRRLSPVTHALSCVLLAFVLCWLPNQALTFWGVPIKLNAVPRDHAYFLAQAFLFPVFICQAHSNSCLNRLLYCLLLCDFRQGLRELCGRASAPRTSDPGPTAVPQQPRSPTRPEPREAHLSGRTTSSCVITESDGADCATRGWGDDVKKQCLT from the exons ATGGCGTCAACCAGAGGCAGCTGTCGTATCGCCCGCGTCGTCGGGGCCGTAACCCCCATGAACTGGCTGGAAGACCCGTCGTCAGAGCTGTCCCCGAACAGTTCCGTGGGCAACGGATCGGAGAGCTCTCACCCGGCCCGGGGTCCTCGCAGCCTGGACGGCCTGGAGGGCGTGGCAGGGGCCGGCGCGGCACTGACGCTGTGGGCGCCGATCGCGGGCGCCTACCTGGCCCTGTGCGCTGTAGGGCTTGTAGGCAACATGCTGGTGCTGGTCTGG TTCGTGCTGACGCTGCCCTTCTGGGCCGTGGACATGGTGCGCGACTTCAGCTGGCCCTTCGGGGGAGCCGCGTGCAAGGTAGTGCTGACGCTCACGGTGCTCAACATGTACGCCAGCAGCTTCTTCTTTAGCGCCACGAGCGTCGAGCGCTGCTGTGCTGTCTCGGGCGCGCAGCGCCGCAGTCGTCCCGGCACCCCGTGGGCCGTCTGCGTGTGCAGCCTGCTCTGGGCCACCGCAGTCCTGGCCGTCGTGCCCACTGCCCTGTTCGCCAGCGTGGGGGCTGAACGCTTGTGCCTGCTGTGCTTCCCCGACGGCAGTCCGGACTGGCTGGCCCTCTACCATCTGCAAAAGATCGCCGTGGCCTTCGTGCTGCCGCCTGCCACGCTGACTACCTGTTCGCTGTTGCTCCTGCGCTTCCTGCGGCGGCTGCGCGGGCCATCGGGCGACTGGCCCCGACGGCTCTCGCCGGTCACCCACGCGCTGTCCTGCGTGTTGCTGGCCTTCGTGCTCTGCTGGCTGCCCAACCAAGCACTCACGTTCTGGGGCGTGCCGATCAAGCTGAACGCAGTACCTCGGGACCATGCTTACTTCCTGGCGCAGGCCTTCCTCTTCCCCGTCTTCATCTGCCAGGCGCACTCCAACAGCTGCCTCAACCGGCTGCTCTACTGCCTGCTGCTCTGCGACTTCCGTCAAGGTCTGCGAGAGCTGTGCGGCCGGGCAAGCGCCCCGCGGACCTCCGACCCGGGTCCGACAGCCGTGCCCCAGCAGCCACGCTCTCCAACCAGGCCTGAACCCCGAGAGGCGCACCTCTCAGGAAGGACCACTAGCAGCTGCGTCATTACCGAGAGTGATGGGGCAGATTGTGCCACCCGGGGTTGGGGTGATGACGTCAAGAAGCAGTGTCTGACTTAA